A single genomic interval of Gossypium raimondii isolate GPD5lz chromosome 11, ASM2569854v1, whole genome shotgun sequence harbors:
- the LOC105803514 gene encoding receptor-like protein kinase FERONIA — translation MLPFFLFLHLLFSFTSAVNSAAYTPTDYILLDCGAPSSSSLVSEDGRKWITDERSKFATSNSENASSNFRATRQDHSVTRVPYMTARVFHDKFTYSFPVSAGLKFLRFYFYPVQDSGFDGATSFFSVTANNHLLLKNFSAYLALSAEDGQPASLIKEFMVPCFGTEKLIVTFSPSPNSLAFVNGIEVVSMPKELYVKHQEDSVSFVNSKIPFDIPDATAFETVYRLNVGGGAVENVNDTGMFRTWRDDSPHIFGAALGNVPSRSNVRINYTNDTPAYTAPAIVYTTSRTMGREPHINENYNLTWNFQIDGGFRYLLRLHFCETQLEVTKAGQRVFNIFINNQTAQHDADVIYWSGGNNIPVYKDYVLLIPNEGQRKQTLWLALHPSEDVLAIYRDAILNGLEIFRLSNLDGSLAVPNPEPSLSVSPPLPSVPKKKKGCSLVMIITIAVFSGGFALSLIICVFIYKHKVRRVKDLAVSEPKSSWAQLPCPSNSTCATSVSLLPSDLCRRFSIVEIKEATLNFDEQFIIGSGGFGHVYKGCIDGGSTTVAIKRLDSSSRQGIREFQTELELLSKLRHVNLVSLIGFCDDLGEMILVYEYMARGTLRDHLYKTKNPPLPWKRRLEICIGAARGLQYLHAGVKQAIIHRDIKSTNILLDENWVAKVSDFGLSRLGPTDMFQSHVSTVVKGSVGYVDPEYYRKQQLTEKSDVYSFGVVLFEVLCARPAMIPGLPKDQISLARWAKICLKRGSLESIVDPNLMGDISPLCLKKFGELAESCIKDEGIERPIMNEVVWGLEFALQVQESGNMNIVYMEGGDEVMKSFSSQTSPLKPGRGGGGGTTTDDDNEELFSVSGGKASESGSTISSVGRSVTRGDLDRIKSETVFSEIMNAKGR, via the coding sequence atGCTCcctttcttcctcttcctcCATCTCCTCTTCTCTTTTACTTCAGCCGTGAACTCAGCAGCTTATACCCCAACCGATTATATTCTCCTCGACTGTGGTGCACCATCATCATCAAGTCTAGTATCCGAAGATGGGCGGAAATGGATCACTGATGAAAGGTCCAAATTCGCTACCTCTAATTCCGAGAACGCTTCATCTAATTTCAGAGCCACCAGGCAAGATCATTCTGTTACTCGAGTTCCTTACATGACTGCTAGAGTTTTTCATGATAAATTCACTTACAGCTTTCCAGTATCAGCTGGTCTCAAATTTCTTCGTTTTTATTTCTACCCGGTTCAAGACTCTGGCTTTGATGGAGCCACTTCTTTCTTCTCTGTTACCGCTAATAATCACCTTCTCCTGAAAAACTTCAGTGCCTATTTAGCTCTTTCTGCTGAGGATGGTCAGCCAGCCTCGTTGATCAAAGAGTTTATGGTACCTTGTTTCGGAACCGAGAAGCTGATTGTCACCTTTTCGCCATCGCCCAACTCTTTAGCCTTTGTAAACGGTATTGAAGTTGTTTCCATGCCGAAGGAATTGTATGTAAAACACCAAGAAGACTCTGTATCTTttgtaaatagtaaaattccCTTCGACATTCCTGATGCTACTGCTTTCGAAACTGTTTATCGTCTAAACGTTGGTGGAGGAGCCGTGGAAAACGTGAATGACACCGGAATGTTTCGAACTTGGCGGGATGATTCGCCTCATATATTTGGAGCTGCATTGGGAAATGTTCCTAGTCGGTCCAACGTTAGAATCAATTACACCAACGACACCCCGGCTTATACAGCTCCGGCTATTGTCTACACCACGTCAAGAACTATGGGGCGAGAGCCACATATCAATGAGAATTACAATCTCACGTGGAACTTCCAGATTGACGGTGGCTTCCGTTACCTCCTTAGGCTTCATTTCTGCGAGACTCAATTGGAAGTAACGAAGGCAGGCCAACGTGTCTTTAACATATTCATAAACAATCAAACTGCACAGCATGATGCCGATGTCATATATTGGAGTGGTGGTAACAACATCCCGGTGTATAAAGACTATGTTTTGTTGATTCCAAATGAAGGTCAAAGAAAGCAAACACTATGGCTGGCTTTACACCCTAGCGAAGATGTTCTTGCAATATATCGTGATGCAATCCTCAACGGTCTAGAGATCTTTAGACTCAGCAATTTAGACGGTAGTCTTGCTGTGCCAAATCCTGAACCAAGTTTGAGTGTTTCACCACCGTTGCCCAGCGtcccgaaaaagaaaaaggggtgTTCACTAGTTATGATCATTACCATAGCTGTCTTTAGTGGCGGATTTGCTCTTTCTCTCATCATATGCGTTTTCATTTACAAGCATAAAGTTAGGAGAGTAAAGGATTTAGCTGTCAGCGAACCAAAATCATCATGGGCGCAACTACCTTGCCCATCAAACTCCACATGTGCTACCAGCGTTTCCTTACTACCGTCCGATCTTTGTCGTCGGTTTTCGATCGTCGAGATTAAAGAAGCCACCTTGAATTTCGATGAGCAATTCATTATCGGGTCAGGAGGATTTGGTCACGTATATAAAGGTTGCATTGATGGCGGGTCGACTACGGTGGCCATCAAAAGGTTGGATTCGTCATCAAGGCAAGGGATCCGGGAGTTCCAAACTGAACTCGAGCTACTCTCCAAGCTACGCCATGTCAATCTCGTGTCCTTGATTGGTTTTTGTGATGATCTGGGGGAGATGATACTCGTCTATGAGTACATGGCTCGGGGGACCCTTCGTGATCATCTTTACAAAACGAAGAACCCTCCTTTACCGTGGAAAAGGAGACTGGAAATATGTATTGGAGCTGCCCGTGGATTGCAGTACCTTCACGCAGGTGTGAAGCAGGCAATCATCCACCGGGATATCAAATCAACCAACATACTATTGGACGAGAACTGGGTGGCCAAGGTTTCTGACTTTGGATTGTCTAGACTGGGTCCAACAGACATGTTTCAAAGCCATGTGAGCACTGTAGTCAAGGGAAGCGTTGGGTATGTGGATCCTGAATACTACCGAAAGCAACAGTTGACTGAGAAATCCGACGTTTACTCGTTTGGTGTGGTTTTATTCGAAGTATTATGCGCTCGACCGGCAATGATTCCAGGGCTACCAAAGGACCAAATCAGCCTTGCTCGATGGGCCAAGATTTGCCTGAAAAGAGGAAGCCTTGAAAGCATTGTGGACCCCAACTTGATGGGTGATATTTCACCATTGTGCCTAAAGAAATTCGGGGAGCTTGCGGAGAGTTGTATCAAAGATGAAGGAATAGAGCGGCCAATCATGAATGAAGTGGTTTGGGGGTTAGAATTTGCATTGCAAGTGCAAGAGAGTGGGAACATGAACATCGTCTACATGGAAGGTGGCGATGAGGTGATGAAGTCCTTCAGCAGCCAAACCAGTCCATTGAAGCCgggaagaggaggaggaggaggtaCTACCACGGACGATGATAACGAAGAGTTGTTTAGTGTTTCAGGTGGGAAAGCGTCGGAATCAGGGAGCACGATTAGCAGTGTAGGAAGGAGTGTTACACGAGGTGATCTTGATAGAATCAAATCTGAGACTGTCTTCTCTGAGATTATGAATGCAAAGGGGAGATAA
- the LOC105803516 gene encoding receptor-like protein kinase FERONIA, with protein sequence MGFCLHTLPSFSEVLKEIKSKLRPTKSNGLNTRRLALPEELCCRFSLADIKAATNNFHKNMIIFGGKINDGFYAIKRLRPTSDSHLPLLELRYGVKFLSQLHHPNIISLLGYCDEKEEMIHVYEYANNGSLYVNLHAENHDPIPWKRRLEICISVARALHYLHTGAKFVLIHRDVSSKNILLDDQWTSKLCNFSFCKRGPHSMSRDPISIEIESDIAYTSAFIAPEVAITGRVSHKTDVFSFGVVLFEVLCCRRIFDAELEMDQRFLYRWACKCIENGTIYSIIDPYLKGKIGPQCLKKFLEISYSCVQFEENKRPTMGEVEVTLELALELQKQAESEMESTNPQETAFVASRTPMPSIFTIQIEAATTNFHQDMIIGHETYGEPIYRGLIDDGTLLVAV encoded by the exons ATGGGTTTTTGTTTACACACTCTTCCATCTTTCTCTGAAGTTTTGAAGGAGATCAAATCCAAACTAAGACCAACAAAATCCAATGGTCTTAATACAAGGCGTTTAGCACTTCCAGAGGAATTATGTTGTCGATTTTCACTAGCCGACATCAAAGCTGCTACCAACAACTTCCATAAGAACATGATTATATTTGGAGGGAAGATCAATGATGGATTCTATGCTATCAAACGCTTGAGGCCAACCTCTGATTCACATTTACCGCTCCTGGAATTGAGATATGGGGTGAAGTTTCTCAGCCAGTTGCACCACCCCAACATCATATCTCTCCTCGGTTACTGCGACGAGAAAGAAGAGATGATCCATGTGTATGAATACGCAAACAATGGGAGCCTCTACGTTAATCTCCATGCTGAAAATCACGATCCAATCCCATGGAAGCGAAGGCTGGAGATATGCATCAGCGTAGCTCGAGCTTTACATTACCTTCATACGGGAGCGAAGTTTGTGTTAATCCACCGGGATGTCAGTAGCAAGAACATCCTTTTGGACGACCAATGGACTTCAAAACTTTGCAATTTCAGTTTCTGCAAGAGGGGGCCTCATAGCATGTCAAGGGATCCGATTTCCATTGAAATAGAATCAGATATAGCTTATACTTCTGCATTCATTGCTCCGGAGGTAGCAATCACTGGCAGGGTATCGCATAAAACTGATGTTTTTTCATTTGGGGTAGTTTTATTTGAAGTTCTATGTTGTAGACGCATATTTGATGCAGAACTGGAGATGGATCAACGATTTCTATATCGTTGGGCATGTAAATGCATCGAGAATGGAACAATTTACAGTATAATCGATCCATATCTCAAGGGAAAGATAGGTCCACAGTGTTTGAAGAAATTCTTGGAGATTTCTTATAGTTGTGTCCagtttgaagaaaacaaaaggcCTACCATGGGTGAGGTGGAGGTGACATTGGAGCTAGCATTAGAGTTGCAGAAGCAAGCAGAGTCCGAAATGGAGAGTACAAATCCACAAG AAACAGCATTCGTCGCTTCCAGAACACCTATGCCGTCAATTTTCACTATCCAGATCGAAGCCGCCACCACCAACTTCCATCAAGACATGATCATTGGTCATGAAACTTATGGGGAACCAATTTACAGAGGACTCATCGATGATGGAACCCTGCTTGTAGCTGTCTGA